GTGACTTTAGCGAAATGTTGTCGTCGCGACAACTGGAATATGAAAGCAAAGCACAACGTCTGAATAGCGTTTATGCTGAAGGTTTGCAGAAAAAGGAGAAGATGATGTTTACCCTGAGCTGGCAACCGCCATATGACTGGCCATGGATTTTAGGTTTTCTTGCCGCGCGTGCGGTCAGCGGCGTGGAAACCGTAGAGGCGTTACGTTACACGCGGAGTCTGGCAATCGGTCAACATGCGGGAATCATCATCGTCGCTCCCGACACCATAACTAACACGCTTCAGGTGACGCTGAGCGAAGGGCTGTTGCCAGTTGCGGATATCTGTCTTGAAAAGATAGAGCGACTGTTCGATCTGCGCTGTAAACCGCAGCAGATCGGCCATGTTTTAGGTGAACTCGGCGCGGCGCGTCCGGGGCTGCGCCTGCCGGGGTCGGTGGACGCCTTTGAGCAGGGTGTTCGCGCGATTCTGGGCCAACTGGTGAGTGTGGCAATGGCGGCAAAGCTGACGTCGAAAGTCGCACGATTGTATGGCGACGTGTTAGCGGACGCACCGGAGTACGTCTGCTTTCCGACCCCTGAACAGTTAGCCGCAGCCGATCCGCAGGCGCTGAAAACGTTGGGTATGCCGCTGATGCGCGCCAACGCGCTCATCCATCTGGCGCAGGCCGCGCGGGATGGGACCCTGATAACCCAGCCAC
The DNA window shown above is from Citrobacter farmeri and carries:
- the alkA gene encoding DNA-3-methyladenine glycosylase 2; translated protein: MFTLSWQPPYDWPWILGFLAARAVSGVETVEALRYTRSLAIGQHAGIIIVAPDTITNTLQVTLSEGLLPVADICLEKIERLFDLRCKPQQIGHVLGELGAARPGLRLPGSVDAFEQGVRAILGQLVSVAMAAKLTSKVARLYGDVLADAPEYVCFPTPEQLAAADPQALKTLGMPLMRANALIHLAQAARDGTLITQPPEDIEQGIKTLQGFPGIGRWTANYFALRGWQAKDVFLPDDYLIKQRFPGMTPAQIRRYAERWKPWRSYALLHIWYTEGWQPSVDCEITGIE